A window of Mercenaria mercenaria strain notata chromosome 16, MADL_Memer_1, whole genome shotgun sequence contains these coding sequences:
- the LOC128549812 gene encoding uncharacterized protein LOC128549812 has product MSALSVYTVPVPSHLLSLYHLTFCQLCLCMLSLYHLTFCKLYLCTLSLYHLIFCQLYLCTLSPVPSPILPAVPVYTVPVPSHLMSALSVYTVPVPSHLLSLYHLTFCQLCLCMLSLYHLTFCKLYLCTLSLYHLIFCQLYLCTLSPVPSPILPAVPVYTVPVPSHLMSALSVYTVPVPSHLLSLYHLTFCQLYLCTLSLYHLIFCQLYLCTLSPVPSHLLPAVPVHAVPVPSHLLPALPVHAVPVPSHLLPALPVYAVPVPSHLLPALPVHAVPIPSHLLPALPVYAAPIPPQLLPALIMYAVPILSHLLPVLPVYTVMKPSNFLASSSTCIHCHEAE; this is encoded by the coding sequence ATGTCAGCTCTCTCTGTGTACACTGTCCCTGTACCATCTCACCTTCTATCCCTATACCATCTCACCTTTTGCCAACTCTGCCTGTGTATGCTGTCCCTATACCATCTTACCTTCTGCAAGCTCTACCTGTGTACGCTGTCCCTGTACCATCTCATCTTCtgccagctctacctgtgtacactgtcccCTGTACCATCTCCCATTCTGCCAGCtgtacctgtgtacactgtccctGTACCATCTCACCTTATGTCAGCTCTCTCTGTGTACACTGTCCCTGTACCATCTCACCTTCTGTCACTATACCATCTCACCTTTTGCCAACTCTGCCTGTGTATGCTGTCCCTATACCATCTTACCTTCTGCAAGCTCTACCTGTGTACGCTGTCCCTGTACCATCTCATCTTCtgccagctctacctgtgtacactgtcccCTGTACCATCTCCCATTCTGCCAGCtgtacctgtgtacactgtccctGTACCATCTCACCTTATGTCAGCTCTCTCTGTGTACACTGTCCCTGTACCATCTCACCTTCTGTCCCTATACCATCTCACCTTTTGCCAACTCTACCTGTGTACGCTGTCCCTGTACCATCTCATCTTCtgccagctctacctgtgtacactgtcccCTGTACCATCTCACCTTCTGCCAGCTGTACCTGTGCACGCTGTCCCTGTACCATCTCACCTTCTGCCAGCTCTACCTGTGCATGCTGTCCCTGTACCATCTCACCTTCtgccagctctacctgtgtatGCTGTCCCTGTACCATCTCATCTTCTGCCAGCTCTGCCTGTGCATGCTGTCCCTATACCATCTCACCTTCTGCCAGCTCTGCCTGTGTATGCTGCCCCTATACCACCTCAACTTCTGCCAGCTCTAATTATGTACGCTGTCCCTATACTATCTCACCTTCTGCCAGttctacctgtgtacactgtcatgaagcccagTAACTTTCTTGCTTCCAGTTCTACCTgtatacactgtcatgaagccgaATGA